Below is a genomic region from Miscanthus floridulus cultivar M001 chromosome 1, ASM1932011v1, whole genome shotgun sequence.
tagcgttcttgtctgactgtaagcgtcaacgttcgatggttattagtatTAGTCcaacctcattgggtaccccggtattaggtccccgacacgcAGCTACGTGGGGAGGTGACCGCTCAGCTTGTTGCTGCCCAGTAGAAGGTGGCTGAGCGGACTCCTCTCATGGAGGAGGCGGACAGTCTTCGGTCACGAGTGGCCAAGGCCTATCGGCATGCTGACGAGGCCGAGAGGGCATTCGAGGCCCTGTCGGTGAGATCGTGGAGGGACGACGAGGAAGCCGCCAAGGTTaggaaggagcgggacgagctgcttCAGAAGGACACCGAGACCCGCCAACGGATCCTCAACCTCCTGGCTAAGGtcgagaaggaaagggagctgaagctgggggccgaggaaaagctcgtggccctagagaaaagggcgAGTCTAGACGCCGTGGCGGTCGCCCAGCTGCgcaaggagcgggacgagctgctccaaaccacggAGAGGCTCCGCTCGGAGCATAGTGCGGCTCatgaggagcatgaccaggccctCCGAGAGCTTGATCTGGCCTGCCAAGAGCACGATGACGCGCAGCGgaaggtcggctccctccagGCTGAGCTCAAAAACACCACGACTCAGAAACTAGAGGCCAAGAGCATCTATGCTGGGCTGGCCGTGGACCTCGTCAAGGCAAGGAGGAATCTTCAGgtggagagcgatgagctcagtATCCTGAGTGCCACCCTCAGAGTGGTCCGTGATGACCTTCAGGTGGTGctgtcggaggggaccagctcgctcgtggcccGTGCTGTCGAGATCACGACTCGGGTGCGCCAGCTCAAAAGGAATGCCCTTCGCGTCGAGGTTAATCATTCCTTtgcgattgctcattctcattatggggacaacatcgacttggaggtaatgagccatggcttcacgcctggctatgaagcccacgagctggaggagatggagacggcAGTGGCACCCCTTTCGCAGGACTTGGCGGACTGAATAGAGAGCATAATTCTCCCCTGGAGGGGTTAGTTAGCCAGATAGGTCAGGTATTCATTCTTGTAACAAACGGACAAGCTCCGACCCCTCAGTATCATTTAAACAAACTCGTCATTTTGTttcgtttgaccaagtttgttcctttgtttttcctcctttttatgtgtgaaaaggggttaatgcattctgacccttccatttgttaagaccgtagagctcgAGGTATACGAtgaaaactctgatcatgctggtgagcaaagatgtcatagccaccgaggcataggtctcttgcagtccgactagttttactcatcgTTTGTTCCCGTAGACCTTGCCGCTAGGTTTAATGTGAGGAAGGGTGTCGGCGCAGCGACTGTTTCAGAAAGggtgtatgtatacccttatcatcccccgagtgagacctgaccccttgacgttgctggggtcgggtgtcactaaagatcgaggagaggatagctaAATTAGTAGGACAAAACGTCTCTTGTTTTCgtgcgtaccccctccctaggatctgagccatcattctgCGACCGCGCGTTCAGTCtctttgcgagtccaactttcctcgagcccccacgcatagcGAGGGTTCGATcgagggtcagctcgtctttATGATCAttgccccgtccatggtttctgcAATTGAAGGtgttgagctaacgtcgcttgcctcgatggctcgagtgacatgctcagtgagctcactaatgggcctGTTCGAGTAGAATTTGGATCCGTCGcttgtgacggggtcggcatagccctcatgtggcattccactgctccttaacccgcctcccagcagatgcccaagccattccggggagcgactcaggtggcccgataGCCTTCCTATAATTTGGATTCTGTGGGGTCGGCTCGAGGTTaagattgaacgagaaggttgagatgaccctgttcgCTTCTAAGCGGGTCAAacgaaggccgctggggctcatctgtgttttctcccctagctttgtttgacgcgaggcggcctcgggcccttcgcgtgcagccttcgaacctcgatctcCTGAGTTCGGAtcaggcggctcgagcccccgagccctatggggctcggtaggggtcggccgtatttcatgcatcaccccatcctcggttttcgcaattggaggggttgagctagcgacacttgcctcgatggctcgagtgtcgtgctcggtgagctcgctaacgggcatgtcctagtggaatccgggtccatcatctgctgatggggtaggcatagccctcatgtggcattccattgctccttaacctgcctcccggtagatgcccgtgtTGCTTCAGAGCaacccaggtggcccgctggcctctcctcgatggagattctgtgggcttggctcgaggttaggatcaaatgagaatggtctagatgtccctatctgcttctgagcggggtcgggcaaggccgctagggctcatctaagtttttctcccctggctctgtttgacgcgaggtggcctcgagcccttcgcagtCCGACCTTCGTacctcggtcagttgccgctcatgtcgaatgagacgactaccgcttcgtgatgcgacgcgaagcattgtgatgcagcaattgcatatgcaatgcttggatgtatgagatgaatgcatgaatgaatgaatgaatgtatggatgaatgaatgttcatgcactagaaaagaaaagtgggggtggtaaagttacctcgatagcttgagtgacgggttcagagagctcttaccagatatgtccatgtggggtctaGGTCCATGGTTCGTGATGGAGTTGGTGTAACCCCATGAGGTATCCCACTGCCCTTTGCCCGTATCTCGATCGCGACCTGAGCCGTCCGATCAACCTCGGGCGACCTACcgacctctccttgatggagactCCGCAAGTGGGCCCCTCCAAATCCTTCCGGGGAAGGTGGAGCCTAAAGCTTGGGATGCGGGgataaaaactctgatcatgctggtgagcaaataacgtcgtagccactggggcgtaggtttcttgcggtctaaCCAGTTTCACTCAGTGTTTGTCTTCACTCGCAtaccttgcctctagttttttaacgtgAGGAGGGGTCTGGCATAGAGagtgtctaccgaatagacattcctgccagcccccgagtgaggcttgaccccttgccattgttgGGGTCGGGGGCTCGATAGCAAAATTAATTAGAGAGAACACGCGTAAAGTAAGagtgacccatctctcggcagcggcctgaATCGTTCGATCGACTTGGATGACCTGCGGGACTCTCCTCAATGGAGACTCCATAGGTGGGCCTCTCCAAATCCTTCTggggaaggtggaggctaaagcttgggatgcagggacaaaaactctgatcacgctggtgaacaaATAACGCtgtagccactagggcgtaggtttcttgtggttCGACCAGTTTCACTCAGTGTTTGTCTCCGCAtaccttgcctctagttttttaacgtgAGGAGGGGTTGGGAATAGAGAGTGTCTACTGAATAGACATTCCTGCTAGCCTCTGAGCGAGGCCCGACCCCTtatcgttgctggggtcgggggctcgatagcgaaattaatTAGAGAGCACACGTGTAAAGTAAGAGTGACCCCTCTCTCGGTAGCGGCC
It encodes:
- the LOC136451728 gene encoding uncharacterized protein: MEEADSLRSRVAKAYRHADEAERAFEALSVRSWRDDEEAAKVRKERDELLQKDTETRQRILNLLAKVEKERELKLGAEEKLVALEKRASLDAVAVAQLRKERDELLQTTERLRSEHSAAHEEHDQALRELDLACQEHDDAQRKVGSLQAELKNTTTQKLEAKSIYAGLAVDLVKARRNLQVESDELSILSATLRVVRDDLQVVLSEGTSSLVARAVEITTRVRQLKRNALRVEVNHSFAIAHSHYGDNIDLEVMSHGFTPGYEAHELEEMETAVAPLSQDLAD